One Lysinibacillus sp. OF-1 DNA segment encodes these proteins:
- a CDS encoding NADP-dependent oxidoreductase has product MKAMVINQYGKAPMQLAEIPTPEIGEYEILAEIHAASINPIDFKIRDGKVKLLIQYKMPLILGNDFSGVVVKVGTKVTRFKVGDEIYARPRKSKIGTFAEFIAIHEDDIALKPKNLSFEEAASIPLVGLTSYQALHDIMHLQKGQKILIHAGSGGVGTFAIQLAKVMGATVATTASEAGANLVTSLGADEVINYKTEKFEEILGNYDAVFDTLGGETLEKSFGIIKNGGKIVSVSGMPNARFAKENDSGFFKTLLFSAASYKLTALEKKHHAQYSFLFMKPSGDQLRIIADYIESGKIKPVIDRTFTFEEAQKAMEYAESGRAKGKIIVKIK; this is encoded by the coding sequence ATGAAAGCAATGGTTATCAATCAATATGGCAAAGCCCCGATGCAGTTAGCAGAAATACCTACACCTGAAATTGGTGAATATGAGATACTTGCAGAAATTCATGCCGCTAGTATTAATCCTATTGATTTTAAAATACGCGATGGGAAAGTGAAGTTGTTAATACAATATAAAATGCCTCTAATCCTTGGAAATGATTTTTCGGGAGTTGTGGTAAAGGTTGGCACAAAAGTAACTCGTTTTAAAGTGGGCGATGAAATATATGCACGTCCACGTAAAAGTAAAATCGGTACTTTTGCCGAATTTATCGCAATACATGAAGATGATATAGCCCTAAAACCTAAAAACTTGAGCTTTGAGGAAGCTGCATCCATCCCTCTCGTTGGGTTAACTTCATATCAAGCATTACATGACATCATGCACTTACAAAAAGGACAAAAGATTTTAATTCATGCAGGGTCTGGTGGTGTAGGCACTTTTGCTATTCAACTGGCTAAAGTAATGGGTGCCACAGTAGCAACAACTGCTAGTGAAGCTGGTGCAAACTTAGTCACATCTCTTGGTGCAGACGAAGTGATCAATTACAAGACAGAGAAGTTTGAAGAAATATTGGGAAATTATGATGCCGTCTTTGATACACTTGGGGGTGAGACGCTTGAAAAATCTTTCGGGATCATCAAAAATGGAGGGAAAATTGTTTCTGTTTCTGGCATGCCAAATGCCCGTTTTGCTAAAGAAAATGATTCAGGATTTTTCAAAACCCTATTATTTTCAGCAGCAAGTTATAAACTGACTGCACTTGAAAAGAAGCATCATGCGCAATATTCCTTTTTATTTATGAAGCCAAGCGGTGATCAATTACGTATAATTGCGGACTATATTGAATCTGGTAAAATCAAACCCGTCATTGATCGAACTTTTACATTTGAAGAAGCTCAAAAAGCGATGGAATATGCTGAGTCTGGAAGGGCAAAGGGGAAGATAATTGTGAAAATCAAGTAG
- a CDS encoding GntR family transcriptional regulator — MEGAQLKPIEKEKTTQDKVYKEIKKAILYGGITIDEIFTEVQLAEKLNTSRTPVRAALQDLIKEGLLVSIPRKGMTVKKLTEDEQKEIFLLRSAIEVEAVKKLIKIITSPEQLKSLKLILRQQEEALQNDDAIRFIGLDHEFHLSLTKLAKFTIMEQILTNLHNLTQLMGLRAVRQPGRMKSVLIEHQQIIQAIEEKNPDLASKMILNHLEKTKETLMVIDNS, encoded by the coding sequence ATGGAAGGGGCACAATTAAAGCCAATTGAGAAAGAAAAAACAACGCAAGATAAAGTGTACAAAGAAATTAAAAAAGCGATTCTATACGGTGGTATAACTATCGATGAAATCTTTACAGAAGTTCAATTGGCAGAAAAGTTAAATACTTCAAGAACGCCAGTAAGAGCAGCTCTTCAAGATTTGATAAAGGAAGGTTTACTTGTTTCTATTCCCAGAAAAGGAATGACTGTAAAAAAACTTACTGAAGATGAACAGAAAGAAATCTTTTTATTAAGAAGTGCTATTGAAGTTGAGGCAGTAAAGAAGCTAATAAAAATAATTACATCTCCTGAACAATTAAAGTCACTGAAGCTAATTTTAAGGCAACAAGAAGAAGCTTTGCAAAATGATGATGCTATTCGATTTATTGGGTTAGATCATGAATTCCATCTTTCTCTTACAAAGTTGGCTAAATTCACGATAATGGAACAAATTTTGACTAATCTTCACAACCTTACACAGCTTATGGGTTTAAGAGCAGTTAGGCAGCCTGGTAGAATGAAAAGTGTTTTAATAGAACACCAACAAATCATACAAGCTATAGAGGAAAAAAATCCTGATTTAGCATCAAAGATGATTTTAAATCATTTAGAAAAGACAAAGGAAACATTAATGGTTATTGATAATAGCTAA
- a CDS encoding TetR/AcrR family transcriptional regulator, translated as MSGKAEYKSAIRSRKMIRHAFVELVLEKDLEKITVKNIVERAEVSRGTFYAHYSDILAVIEEIENELMGKMVEFLNDFKAVEIIQNPMPFFLKMVDFLQQDIEFYRKLIFVQGASCFVVKLKDILIEKIISFQETIHPSQERQEFVLRVHFLVGGLMSMYQDWLAGKFDCSLEELTKSISRMMIQGLQSYTFK; from the coding sequence ATGAGTGGGAAAGCAGAATACAAAAGCGCAATTCGCTCAAGAAAAATGATTAGGCACGCATTTGTAGAATTAGTGCTGGAGAAGGATTTAGAAAAGATCACCGTAAAAAATATTGTTGAACGAGCTGAAGTAAGTAGAGGAACATTCTATGCTCATTACTCGGATATTTTGGCGGTTATTGAGGAAATTGAAAATGAACTAATGGGCAAAATGGTAGAGTTTCTGAATGATTTTAAAGCGGTCGAAATCATTCAAAATCCGATGCCTTTCTTTTTAAAAATGGTGGACTTTTTACAACAAGATATTGAATTTTACCGAAAGTTAATCTTTGTACAGGGGGCCTCTTGCTTTGTCGTGAAATTAAAAGACATTCTGATCGAGAAAATCATTAGTTTTCAAGAAACTATTCATCCCAGTCAAGAACGTCAAGAATTTGTATTACGTGTCCATTTCTTAGTAGGTGGGCTAATGTCGATGTATCAAGATTGGTTAGCAGGAAAATTCGATTGTTCATTAGAAGAACTCACAAAGTCCATCAGTCGAATGATGATACAAGGGCTACAATCTTATACGTTCAAATAA
- a CDS encoding carbon-nitrogen family hydrolase, translating into MKIASIQLEIKDHESKNARIDRVEAMIDQLKGQDLIILPETWATGYFAFDRYVDESEEINGDFVQRFSSKAKEIQSYLFAGSFIERNNGKFYNTSVLFSPEGALIGIYRKIHLFRYGSQEGKILTRGNETTVVDTDFGKVGLSTCYDLRFPELYRAEVDLGAELLLVTSAWPHARLEHWKIFNTARALENQCFLISSNCVGNTHGIHLGGHSQVVDPWGIVMASGGDEETIVKTEIAPSQIAAIREAFPNLKHRVLDRQEEFSG; encoded by the coding sequence ATGAAGATTGCATCAATACAGTTAGAAATTAAAGATCATGAATCTAAAAACGCTCGTATCGATCGTGTAGAAGCAATGATTGATCAATTAAAGGGACAAGATTTAATTATACTACCCGAAACATGGGCGACAGGGTACTTTGCATTTGATCGTTATGTTGATGAATCAGAAGAAATAAATGGCGATTTTGTACAACGATTTTCTTCAAAGGCAAAGGAAATCCAATCCTATCTATTTGCAGGCAGTTTCATAGAAAGAAATAACGGAAAATTCTATAACACTAGCGTTCTATTTTCACCAGAGGGTGCACTCATTGGAATCTATAGAAAAATTCACTTATTCCGTTATGGTTCACAAGAGGGGAAAATATTAACAAGAGGAAATGAAACAACTGTAGTGGATACAGACTTTGGGAAGGTAGGATTATCCACTTGTTACGATTTACGTTTTCCTGAATTGTATCGTGCAGAAGTAGATTTAGGAGCAGAATTACTTCTTGTTACGTCTGCTTGGCCACATGCCAGATTGGAACATTGGAAAATATTTAATACAGCTCGGGCATTAGAAAACCAATGTTTTTTAATTTCGAGTAATTGTGTTGGTAATACGCATGGCATCCATTTAGGTGGTCATAGTCAAGTGGTTGATCCTTGGGGAATTGTAATGGCAAGCGGAGGCGATGAAGAGACTATTGTCAAAACAGAAATTGCTCCTTCTCAAATCGCTGCTATTCGTGAAGCCTTTCCTAATTTAAAGCATCGAGTTTTAGATAGACAGGAGGAATTCAGTGGATGA
- a CDS encoding SCO family protein, giving the protein MKKKSILLVLVLAFSSILAACGSYKFEPTVNIEVQDFNVMNQKSEQVSLEDLKGKPWLAMFIFTNCTTICPPMTFNMTEVQQALQDEGLEDYQIVAFSVDPEVDKPEVLTNYLNTYNVVDESKWQLLTGYQQKFIEQFARKSFNSLVKNDPNSDQVIHMSSYYLVNADGTVVKDYDGATNVPVETIVGDMKALIKESK; this is encoded by the coding sequence ATGAAAAAGAAAAGTATACTGCTCGTTTTAGTTCTAGCATTCAGCAGCATTTTAGCTGCTTGCGGAAGCTACAAATTTGAGCCAACTGTAAACATTGAGGTCCAAGATTTCAATGTAATGAATCAAAAAAGTGAACAAGTGAGCCTAGAAGATTTAAAAGGTAAGCCTTGGCTAGCAATGTTTATTTTTACAAACTGTACGACAATCTGTCCGCCAATGACATTTAATATGACAGAGGTCCAGCAAGCACTACAGGATGAAGGCCTTGAGGATTATCAAATTGTCGCATTTAGTGTAGATCCAGAGGTGGATAAGCCTGAGGTATTAACGAACTATTTAAATACGTATAATGTTGTCGATGAAAGCAAATGGCAGCTATTAACGGGCTATCAACAAAAATTTATCGAACAATTTGCACGTAAATCATTCAATTCATTAGTCAAAAATGATCCAAACTCAGACCAAGTCATACATATGTCGAGCTATTATTTAGTGAACGCAGACGGCACAGTTGTAAAAGACTATGATGGCGCGACAAACGTACCAGTTGAAACTATTGTTGGAGATATGAAGGCACTCATTAAGGAAAGCAAATAA
- a CDS encoding DUF485 domain-containing protein has translation MANVSSEKQAQSIDYHAIEAMESFNTFVKKKNTFLFSITAVFLILYILLPILAFQPVLQQKLFGNITGVWVYSAGLFIMTIVLCTVYVKKAASFDKAAAAVLAEYHAKGGN, from the coding sequence ATGGCGAATGTTTCTAGTGAAAAACAGGCTCAATCAATTGATTATCATGCAATTGAGGCAATGGAATCGTTTAATACCTTTGTGAAAAAGAAAAATACCTTTCTTTTCTCGATTACAGCAGTGTTTCTAATTCTTTATATTTTGCTTCCGATCCTTGCCTTCCAACCTGTACTACAACAAAAATTATTCGGAAATATTACGGGTGTATGGGTATATTCTGCAGGGTTATTTATCATGACCATTGTGCTCTGTACAGTATATGTAAAAAAAGCTGCTTCATTCGATAAAGCTGCGGCGGCTGTGCTAGCCGAGTATCATGCGAAAGGTGGTAACTAA
- a CDS encoding ArsR/SmtB family transcription factor: MIYMTKQDQLHTIKENFINCQKVLLAIGDETRQSILLVLMATDCQTGLRVGEITEQTHLSRPAVSHHLKILRDAGVILMRKEGTKNFYYIDIRTKLGLLKTLVTDIETLLKEFY; this comes from the coding sequence ATTATTTACATGACTAAACAGGACCAACTACACACCATTAAAGAAAATTTTATCAACTGTCAAAAGGTACTATTGGCCATTGGTGATGAAACACGTCAATCTATTTTACTTGTTTTAATGGCTACGGATTGTCAAACAGGATTACGTGTAGGCGAAATCACAGAACAAACCCATCTGTCTAGACCTGCTGTGTCACATCACCTTAAAATTTTACGTGATGCCGGTGTTATTTTAATGCGTAAAGAAGGGACAAAAAACTTTTATTATATAGATATACGCACAAAATTAGGTTTACTAAAAACACTTGTTACGGATATTGAGACGCTATTAAAGGAATTTTATTGA
- a CDS encoding 4-hydroxyphenylacetate 3-hydroxylase family protein, translated as MVRTSQEYLQALKDDRVIYINGERVKDVATHPAFKGITNTIAGLYDLALDESHNMIYKTDDGTLANKIYMIPRSREELKERRLAISKWSEATCGFVGRSPDHVASFLASFASSPEVFERGRKGFAENVLNFYKHVRDNDLYVTYVIIPPQIDRSKAAHELEDKYLPVGVYEEKEDGIVVRGSQMLGTASAVSDYLFVSCLTPLRPGDEDYALSFVLPIHAKGLKFYARPSYADKSPSTFDYPLSSRFDESDSLVVFDDVFIPWSDIFVYKDIDIVKAQFHETPAHVLGNNQAQIRFSNKLKFLIGAARKVTAMNGIDKIPSVQEKLGELASIAASVEGNLLASEYNCIIDKNGVARPDPRFLYGVIGQQDIIYASTIRILRELCGGGVLQLPSSYKELINPETKDDIYQYIRSTGVGAEERIKLFKLVWDIIGSEFGGRHQQYELFYNGAPFVTKGYSFRNYGYEEPVKMVETFLESYSLPTQVEELV; from the coding sequence ATGGTGAGAACAAGTCAAGAATATTTACAAGCATTGAAAGACGATCGTGTGATCTACATAAATGGAGAAAGAGTCAAAGATGTAGCTACACACCCTGCTTTTAAAGGAATTACAAATACGATTGCTGGTTTATATGATTTAGCGTTAGATGAATCACACAATATGATTTATAAAACGGATGATGGAACGTTAGCAAACAAAATTTATATGATTCCCAGGAGTCGTGAAGAACTGAAAGAACGCAGATTGGCCATTTCTAAATGGTCTGAAGCAACTTGTGGTTTTGTTGGCAGAAGTCCCGATCATGTCGCTAGTTTTTTAGCCTCATTCGCCAGTTCACCGGAAGTATTTGAACGAGGGAGAAAAGGTTTTGCAGAAAATGTTTTAAATTTCTATAAACATGTTCGAGATAATGATTTATATGTAACATATGTAATCATTCCACCACAAATTGATCGAAGTAAAGCAGCACATGAGCTGGAAGATAAATACCTCCCAGTAGGCGTCTATGAAGAGAAAGAGGACGGCATTGTGGTAAGAGGTTCCCAAATGCTTGGTACAGCATCTGCAGTATCGGATTACTTATTTGTTAGTTGTCTTACGCCACTACGTCCTGGTGATGAAGACTATGCTTTATCCTTTGTATTACCGATTCATGCAAAAGGGTTAAAATTTTATGCGAGACCTAGTTACGCTGACAAATCGCCAAGTACATTTGATTATCCATTATCTTCTCGTTTTGATGAGAGCGATTCCTTAGTTGTTTTTGACGATGTATTTATTCCATGGTCAGATATCTTTGTTTATAAAGATATTGATATTGTGAAGGCTCAGTTCCATGAAACACCTGCCCATGTATTAGGCAATAATCAAGCACAAATCAGATTTAGTAATAAATTGAAATTTTTAATTGGTGCTGCTCGAAAAGTTACAGCCATGAACGGTATAGATAAAATTCCTTCTGTTCAAGAAAAGTTAGGGGAACTTGCATCTATTGCAGCCTCTGTAGAAGGTAACCTATTAGCTTCAGAATATAATTGTATCATTGATAAAAATGGAGTTGCTCGACCAGATCCGCGTTTTCTTTATGGTGTAATCGGTCAACAGGATATTATCTATGCATCTACTATTCGAATTTTAAGAGAGCTTTGTGGTGGAGGTGTTTTGCAATTACCTTCCTCATACAAAGAATTGATCAATCCAGAGACGAAAGATGATATCTATCAATATATACGTTCAACAGGGGTTGGGGCTGAAGAGAGAATCAAATTATTTAAGTTAGTATGGGATATCATAGGCTCAGAGTTTGGTGGTAGACATCAACAATATGAATTGTTCTATAATGGTGCACCATTCGTGACGAAAGGCTATTCATTTAGAAATTATGGATATGAAGAGCCTGTAAAAATGGTGGAGACATTTTTAGAAAGTTATTCTCTTCCTACACAAGTGGAGGAGCTGGTTTAG
- a CDS encoding MMPL family transporter has translation MKKIMNWRVASFVLWIVMTVLIVVTMPNLDQLVREKGQITIPESAQSNIAEDLLNQMDNDSGERYQIIAVFNSGNDQALTKEQKEEVGKIIKELKKEQTQLGMKEIMTHLDNEQTKKQLISEDGTTILAQLSVEQNNREISEITKELTKIIDSKNVDTYLTGNSLVMEDFVQSTQEGIKKTEIIAIIFIITVLILVFRSPIVPFVSLLSVGVAYVVSLGIIAHLVDQFNYPFSNFTQVFLVVILFGIGTDYNILLFTRFKEELVKQEDRWKAVRSTYKTAGKTVLYSALAVFIGFMALYLAEFGLYRASSAVAIGVAVLLLVLLTLNPFFMALLGKKMFWPAKTFTGHNDSKIWGFLARLSVLRPFVALVFTAILCVPFIMNSSHSLSYNDLLEIDDRYASKQGINVIEAHFPAGFSSPTTLALQSNEALDNAKSLQALDEIAEKISQIDGVSKVLTATRPVGEKMDDLYITEQSKQIKSGLGDANEGVGKISNGLSSAEQQFQQIDTNAAQNVQALIQGTDEMKKGVSSLGTAIDQLTNGVSAGANGVQELENGLASVKENTNTLSISMSQLLNGYTELEKGLSSFSTNFTSIGQGIESAEKGYRQIESAMHALVQSKPELANDMNVQTTLSIASTEKQQLEQLSEKLHTVTAQFEGAMTSFREVNASLAKVNSSFSQLQAGVNQLYEASSSLTHGLQSAAKGSNQIASQVPSLESGLMTINEGQKQLQTALTDLADKMATLQSGLSASTKGLQDVSTGLTDVQDYLTGLSESEASEKLYMPKDVLVSDEFQKSLNMYMSDNRKITQMGIILDVNPYSKEAMIIVDQIEQELQAIIKSSEFRDAKVAIGGRTSQNVDLEEIASGDFTRTAAIMLIGIGIILIIITRSFLKPIFILASLIITYYTAIGMSSIISAKFLNMSELAWNVPFFSFIMIVALGVDYSIFLMMRYRELEGNSTKTIIDATRHIGGVVISAAIILGGTFAALMPSGVITLIEIAITVILGLVLLTFVMLPILIPALLSGVGRIRNIGRKERKQ, from the coding sequence ATGAAAAAAATCATGAATTGGCGAGTAGCATCGTTCGTTTTATGGATAGTCATGACAGTCCTTATAGTCGTGACGATGCCTAATTTAGATCAATTGGTTAGAGAAAAAGGGCAAATTACTATTCCCGAAAGTGCTCAAAGCAATATTGCAGAAGATCTGCTTAATCAAATGGATAATGACAGTGGGGAAAGGTATCAAATTATTGCTGTCTTCAATAGTGGGAATGATCAAGCATTAACAAAGGAACAAAAAGAAGAAGTAGGAAAAATCATTAAAGAATTAAAAAAAGAACAAACTCAGCTCGGTATGAAGGAGATTATGACTCATTTAGATAATGAGCAAACGAAAAAACAGCTCATTTCTGAAGATGGAACTACCATTCTAGCTCAGCTTTCTGTTGAGCAGAATAATAGAGAAATTTCTGAGATAACGAAGGAGCTTACTAAAATTATAGATAGTAAAAATGTAGATACCTATCTAACAGGAAACAGTCTGGTAATGGAAGATTTCGTTCAATCCACACAAGAGGGGATTAAGAAAACAGAAATAATAGCGATTATCTTTATTATCACTGTGCTCATTCTTGTTTTCCGATCACCAATAGTGCCATTCGTCTCTCTTTTATCGGTTGGAGTAGCTTACGTAGTGTCACTAGGAATCATTGCACACTTAGTAGATCAGTTTAATTACCCATTTTCGAATTTTACTCAAGTATTTTTAGTTGTTATTTTATTCGGTATCGGCACAGATTATAATATCTTACTCTTCACTCGATTTAAGGAAGAACTGGTGAAGCAGGAAGATCGTTGGAAAGCAGTGCGCAGCACATATAAAACAGCTGGAAAAACGGTTCTGTATAGTGCGCTTGCGGTGTTTATTGGATTTATGGCTCTTTATTTGGCGGAATTCGGGTTATACCGAGCAAGTTCAGCTGTAGCAATTGGCGTAGCTGTACTCTTATTGGTTTTATTGACCTTAAATCCTTTTTTTATGGCTTTACTGGGGAAAAAGATGTTTTGGCCAGCGAAAACTTTTACTGGTCATAATGACAGTAAAATCTGGGGATTTTTAGCGAGGCTATCTGTTTTAAGACCTTTCGTTGCATTAGTCTTTACAGCGATTTTGTGTGTTCCTTTTATCATGAATTCTAGTCATTCTCTAAGCTATAATGACTTGTTGGAAATCGATGATCGTTATGCTTCAAAGCAAGGGATTAATGTGATTGAAGCGCATTTCCCAGCAGGTTTTTCATCACCTACTACACTTGCCTTACAGTCAAATGAAGCACTGGATAATGCAAAATCATTACAAGCATTAGATGAAATAGCTGAAAAGATTTCGCAGATTGACGGTGTATCTAAAGTATTAACAGCTACACGACCAGTTGGAGAAAAAATGGATGACCTATACATCACGGAGCAATCTAAACAAATAAAGAGTGGCTTAGGTGATGCAAATGAAGGTGTAGGTAAGATTAGTAATGGTTTGTCTTCAGCTGAGCAACAATTCCAACAAATAGATACAAATGCTGCTCAAAATGTTCAGGCATTAATTCAAGGAACAGATGAAATGAAAAAAGGTGTTTCGAGTTTAGGGACTGCTATTGATCAATTAACAAACGGCGTAAGTGCAGGAGCAAATGGCGTCCAAGAACTAGAAAATGGTTTAGCTTCTGTAAAAGAAAATACGAACACTTTATCCATTTCGATGTCACAATTATTAAATGGTTATACGGAACTTGAAAAAGGTTTGTCCTCATTTAGTACGAATTTTACCAGCATTGGGCAAGGGATTGAAAGTGCAGAAAAAGGATATAGACAAATTGAAAGTGCAATGCATGCACTCGTACAGTCAAAACCAGAGTTAGCTAATGATATGAATGTACAAACAACGCTTAGCATTGCATCAACTGAAAAGCAGCAATTAGAGCAATTATCAGAGAAATTACACACAGTGACAGCTCAATTCGAAGGGGCCATGACATCATTTAGGGAAGTAAATGCTTCTCTTGCCAAAGTGAACAGTAGCTTCTCCCAATTACAAGCAGGTGTGAATCAACTATATGAAGCATCTTCTAGCTTAACACATGGTTTGCAATCTGCAGCAAAGGGGTCTAACCAAATCGCAAGTCAAGTACCCTCCCTTGAATCAGGATTAATGACGATTAACGAGGGACAAAAGCAACTGCAAACAGCACTAACGGATTTAGCTGATAAAATGGCAACCTTACAATCAGGATTATCAGCAAGCACAAAAGGTTTACAAGACGTCAGCACAGGTTTAACAGATGTGCAAGACTATTTAACAGGTCTTAGTGAATCAGAGGCTTCTGAAAAGTTATATATGCCAAAGGATGTTTTAGTGAGTGATGAGTTCCAAAAATCATTGAACATGTATATGTCCGATAATCGGAAAATAACTCAGATGGGCATCATTTTAGATGTGAATCCTTATTCAAAGGAAGCCATGATAATTGTTGACCAAATTGAGCAAGAGCTACAAGCGATCATTAAAAGTAGTGAGTTTCGTGATGCGAAGGTAGCAATCGGTGGAAGAACATCGCAAAATGTGGATCTTGAAGAAATTGCGAGTGGGGATTTCACTCGAACAGCAGCCATCATGCTAATAGGCATTGGTATCATTCTGATCATTATTACTCGTTCTTTCCTAAAACCAATTTTTATTTTAGCCTCTTTAATCATAACGTACTATACTGCCATAGGTATGAGTAGCATTATAAGCGCTAAATTTCTCAATATGAGTGAACTAGCGTGGAATGTACCATTCTTTAGTTTCATCATGATTGTTGCATTAGGAGTAGACTACAGTATCTTCTTGATGATGCGTTATAGAGAGCTGGAGGGGAATTCGACAAAAACTATTATCGATGCCACACGTCATATTGGAGGTGTGGTGATATCAGCAGCGATCATTCTTGGAGGTACATTTGCGGCATTAATGCCTTCAGGTGTCATAACGCTTATTGAAATAGCCATAACGGTGATTCTAGGGCTTGTTCTACTTACTTTTGTCATGTTGCCAATTCTAATTCCTGCTTTGTTAAGCGGGGTGGGGCGAATTCGCAATATTGGAAGAAAGGAAAGGAAGCAATAG